The following coding sequences lie in one Pseudoalteromonas sp. Scap06 genomic window:
- the cysI gene encoding assimilatory sulfite reductase (NADPH) hemoprotein subunit — protein MSEQDKNVKLSDNERLKRESNFLRGTIEQDLKDEITGGFTADNFQLIRFHGMYQQDDRDIRPERAKQKLEPLHNVMLRARMPGGIIKPEQWLAIDKFAGDKTSYGSIRLTTRQTFQFHGVLKPEIKGMHQLLNSVGIDSIATAGDVNRNVLCTTNPVESELHQEAYEWAAKISEHLLPKTKAYAEIWLNGEKSETTEEPILGSTYLPRKFKTTVTIPPNNEVDVHANDLNFVAIAEDGKLVGFNVLVGGGLAMTHGDTATYPRKADDFGFISLEDTLKIAEHVVSVQRDWGNRSNRKNAKTKYTLDRVGTEVFKAEVEKRAGVNFAPSRPYEFTHRGDRIGWVEGIDGKHHLTLFIQSGRILDYPDKPLKTGCRKIAEIHQGDFRMTANQNLIIAGVPADQKAVIEEIARNHGLIDDKDTEQRKNSMACVALPTCPLAMAEAERYLPSLIEKIENLLAKHGVPNDSIIMRVVGCPNGCGRAMLAEAGLVGKGPGKYNVYLGGNTEGTRIPKLYLENVGEEVYLEAFDKLIGQWVSERNDGECFGDFVIRKGIVAEVKVSVTDFYA, from the coding sequence ATGAGCGAACAAGATAAAAACGTAAAGCTTTCTGATAACGAGCGTTTGAAAAGAGAAAGCAACTTTTTACGTGGCACTATAGAGCAAGATTTAAAAGACGAGATCACCGGTGGTTTTACCGCCGATAATTTCCAGTTAATTCGTTTTCACGGCATGTATCAACAAGATGATCGCGATATCCGTCCTGAACGTGCTAAACAAAAGCTAGAGCCATTGCATAATGTGATGTTACGCGCACGTATGCCTGGCGGTATTATTAAGCCAGAGCAATGGCTTGCAATTGATAAATTTGCTGGTGATAAAACCAGTTATGGCAGCATTCGTTTAACTACTCGCCAAACATTTCAGTTTCATGGTGTATTAAAACCTGAAATTAAAGGTATGCACCAATTGCTTAATAGTGTTGGAATTGATTCTATTGCCACTGCCGGTGATGTTAACCGTAATGTGTTATGTACTACCAATCCGGTTGAGTCTGAGTTACATCAAGAGGCCTACGAGTGGGCGGCAAAAATTTCTGAACACTTATTACCTAAAACGAAGGCATACGCTGAAATTTGGCTTAATGGCGAAAAATCTGAAACTACAGAAGAGCCTATTTTAGGTTCAACGTATTTACCGCGTAAGTTTAAAACTACAGTGACGATCCCACCTAATAATGAGGTGGACGTACATGCTAACGATTTAAACTTTGTGGCGATTGCTGAGGATGGCAAACTCGTTGGTTTTAACGTGCTAGTAGGCGGCGGTTTGGCGATGACCCATGGCGATACAGCAACCTACCCACGTAAAGCGGACGACTTTGGCTTTATTAGCCTAGAAGATACGTTAAAAATTGCTGAGCACGTAGTATCTGTTCAGCGTGATTGGGGCAACCGCTCAAATCGTAAAAATGCAAAAACTAAATACACACTCGATCGTGTTGGCACTGAAGTATTCAAAGCTGAAGTTGAAAAGCGCGCAGGCGTGAACTTTGCACCAAGCCGCCCTTATGAGTTTACTCACCGAGGGGATCGTATTGGTTGGGTAGAAGGCATTGATGGTAAGCACCACTTAACCTTATTTATTCAAAGCGGTCGTATTTTAGACTACCCAGATAAGCCGCTTAAAACAGGGTGTCGCAAAATTGCAGAAATTCATCAAGGTGATTTTCGCATGACGGCAAATCAAAACTTAATTATTGCCGGTGTACCGGCCGATCAAAAAGCAGTAATTGAAGAAATAGCCCGCAATCATGGTTTGATTGACGATAAGGACACTGAGCAACGCAAAAATTCAATGGCGTGTGTGGCATTGCCAACTTGCCCATTAGCTATGGCCGAAGCTGAGCGTTACTTACCGAGTTTAATTGAAAAAATAGAGAACTTATTAGCCAAACACGGAGTGCCAAATGACAGCATTATTATGCGTGTAGTTGGTTGTCCGAATGGCTGTGGTCGTGCCATGCTAGCAGAAGCAGGCTTGGTCGGCAAAGGCCCTGGTAAGTACAACGTTTACCTTGGGGGGAATACTGAGGGTACACGTATTCCAAAGCTTTACCTTGAAAATGTTGGCGAAGAGGTTTACTTAGAAGCATTCGATAAACTCATTGGGCAATGGGTTAGTGAGCGTAATGATGGCGAATGTTTTGGTGATTTTGTTATTCGCAAAGGTATTGTTGCAGAAGTAAAAGTATCCGTTACCGATTTTTACGCATAA
- a CDS encoding DUF4124 domain-containing protein → MKYFTYLAMSVMILAVVLLFFIKKPNGQPWLSTSVIHSESAEIKNEMIALSSSALDSITSAITTAGEKITGATFETETPKPIYKWQDEQGQWHFSDVPNKNGKSEVVKLNPADINVVVAEDTAILSGSAKSAVKPFPQRAPAIYNSESINKLFEDAEKAKKRIEQRSKEVESFSGF, encoded by the coding sequence ATGAAATACTTCACCTATTTAGCAATGTCAGTGATGATATTAGCTGTAGTCTTATTATTTTTTATAAAAAAGCCAAATGGCCAGCCTTGGTTAAGTACCTCTGTTATTCACAGTGAATCAGCAGAGATTAAAAATGAAATGATAGCGCTTTCATCTAGCGCGTTAGATAGTATTACCTCAGCAATTACCACAGCGGGTGAAAAAATCACTGGGGCTACCTTTGAGACAGAAACTCCTAAGCCAATTTATAAATGGCAAGACGAGCAAGGACAATGGCATTTCTCAGATGTACCAAACAAGAATGGTAAAAGCGAAGTGGTAAAGCTTAACCCCGCCGATATTAATGTCGTGGTTGCAGAAGATACCGCCATTTTGAGTGGCAGTGCTAAATCAGCAGTAAAGCCTTTTCCTCAGCGAGCACCAGCGATATACAACAGTGAATCAATTAATAAGCTGTTTGAAGATGCTGAAAAAGCTAAAAAGAGAATAGAGCAACGCAGTAAAGAGGTCGAAAGTTTTAGCGGCTTTTAA
- a CDS encoding assimilatory sulfite reductase (NADPH) flavoprotein subunit: MLLGQLNALASPLSQEQVQKLQGLVAELNPIQQAWVSGYLAANANSAALGAPASGAPATSEAAALTILYGSQTGNAKAVATKLKEQAESRGLATKLVSMSDYKPTALKKEKFLTVVVSTYGEGEPPEDAETLYEFLITKKAPKLDGVKVAVLGLGDSSYEFFCQTAKDFEERLTKLGAEVIHQRADLDVDYDDEAATWIEGALNAFEPDLKAQQDATSGQVVSMPFGAPVAAASQYTKQNPFAAELSLVQKITSRDSTKDVRHVEISLEGSDITYTPGDSLGIYFLNDEARVDELLAQTQIDPTSRVKLGDEELSVRDALIEKLELTQSYPGFVEKYATATGTPELLKLVEDKGAMREYIEPRQIFDVVAQNPAKLEAQTLVDCLRKLQARLYSIASSQAEVEDEVHLTIALVEFEAFGTEHLGGCSGYLARRAEEGCKVKVFSEHNDNFRLPVSDDTPIIMVGPGTGIAPFRAFLQERDAREATGKNWLFFGNPHFTQDFLYQVEIQGYLKSGLLSKIDVAFSRDQAEKVYVQDKLRKNSKEVFDWLEAGAHFYVCGDANRMAKDVHNALVDIISENTGKSYEDAEQYLKDLRSANRYQKDVY; the protein is encoded by the coding sequence ATGTTGTTAGGTCAACTCAATGCGCTAGCAAGTCCGCTTTCGCAAGAGCAAGTACAAAAGCTACAAGGTTTAGTGGCTGAGCTTAATCCAATTCAGCAAGCCTGGGTTAGCGGCTACTTAGCTGCTAATGCTAATTCTGCAGCGCTTGGCGCGCCAGCTTCAGGTGCACCTGCAACCTCGGAGGCGGCAGCACTGACCATTTTATATGGTTCACAAACAGGTAATGCTAAAGCGGTGGCGACTAAACTTAAAGAGCAAGCTGAGTCTCGCGGCTTAGCAACAAAGCTGGTTAGCATGTCAGATTACAAACCGACTGCCCTGAAAAAAGAAAAGTTTCTAACCGTGGTTGTATCGACTTACGGCGAGGGTGAGCCACCAGAAGACGCTGAAACACTGTATGAATTTTTAATTACTAAAAAAGCGCCAAAGCTTGATGGTGTCAAAGTTGCAGTATTAGGCTTAGGTGATTCTAGCTATGAATTTTTCTGCCAAACCGCTAAAGACTTTGAAGAGCGTTTAACTAAATTAGGTGCGGAGGTTATTCATCAACGTGCTGACCTAGACGTTGATTATGATGACGAAGCAGCCACTTGGATTGAGGGCGCATTAAATGCGTTTGAACCAGATTTAAAAGCCCAGCAAGATGCAACTAGCGGTCAAGTTGTATCAATGCCATTTGGCGCTCCTGTAGCAGCGGCTAGTCAGTACACAAAGCAAAATCCGTTTGCGGCAGAGCTAAGCTTAGTGCAAAAAATTACTAGTCGTGATTCAACCAAAGATGTACGCCATGTTGAAATTTCACTAGAAGGGTCAGACATTACGTATACACCTGGTGATTCACTCGGCATTTACTTTTTAAATGATGAAGCCCGTGTAGATGAGCTACTAGCGCAAACACAAATTGATCCAACTAGCCGCGTTAAACTTGGCGATGAAGAACTCAGCGTACGTGATGCCTTAATTGAAAAACTAGAGCTAACACAATCCTACCCTGGGTTTGTTGAAAAGTACGCCACGGCTACAGGCACGCCTGAGCTGCTTAAACTAGTAGAAGATAAAGGCGCAATGCGCGAATACATTGAGCCTCGTCAAATCTTTGATGTGGTTGCACAAAACCCAGCTAAATTAGAAGCGCAAACACTAGTTGATTGCCTGCGTAAATTACAAGCACGTTTATATTCAATTGCCTCTAGCCAAGCTGAGGTTGAAGATGAGGTGCACTTAACTATTGCATTAGTTGAGTTTGAAGCGTTTGGCACAGAGCACTTAGGTGGTTGTTCAGGGTACTTAGCACGCCGCGCAGAAGAAGGCTGTAAAGTAAAAGTGTTCAGTGAACATAACGATAACTTCCGCTTACCAGTAAGTGATGACACACCAATTATTATGGTTGGTCCAGGTACTGGTATTGCGCCATTTCGCGCCTTTTTACAAGAACGTGATGCACGAGAAGCAACAGGTAAAAACTGGCTGTTTTTTGGTAACCCACACTTTACTCAAGACTTCTTGTACCAAGTAGAAATTCAAGGATACTTAAAGTCAGGTTTACTAAGTAAGATTGATGTAGCGTTTAGCCGTGACCAAGCAGAAAAAGTTTATGTACAAGACAAGTTACGTAAAAACTCAAAAGAAGTATTTGATTGGTTAGAAGCGGGCGCTCATTTTTATGTGTGTGGCGACGCTAACCGCATGGCAAAAGATGTACACAATGCCTTAGTTGATATTATTAGCGAAAACACCGGTAAAAGCTATGAAGACGCAGAGCAGTACTTAAAAGACTTAAGAAGCGCAAATCGCTATCAGAAAGACGTGTACTAA
- a CDS encoding phosphoadenylyl-sulfate reductase, whose protein sequence is MSEFKNILQLDKQSQQAMLADANGLLADMSAEQRVAWALENLPDTAFLSSSFGIQAAVMLHLMTAQRPDIPVVLTDTGYLFPETYQFIEQMTSQLSLNLKVYKAQLSPAWQEAKFGKLWELGEAGIKQYNQLNKVEPMTRALKELNASTWFSGLRRDQSSSRAEKQVLEISRGTVKVYPIIEWNNRDVYQYLTKHNLPYHPLWEQGYVSMGDIHTTRKLEPGMSEEETRFFGLNRECGLHIDGDGI, encoded by the coding sequence ATGAGTGAATTTAAAAACATATTACAGCTAGATAAGCAAAGCCAACAGGCTATGTTAGCTGATGCGAACGGTTTGCTGGCTGACATGAGCGCAGAGCAGCGCGTTGCATGGGCACTTGAAAATTTGCCTGACACTGCGTTTTTATCATCGAGCTTTGGTATTCAGGCTGCAGTTATGTTGCATTTAATGACTGCACAGCGCCCAGATATACCTGTGGTATTAACTGATACAGGCTACTTATTTCCAGAAACCTATCAGTTTATAGAGCAAATGACTTCGCAGTTATCACTTAACCTAAAAGTGTATAAAGCGCAGCTGAGCCCTGCATGGCAAGAGGCTAAATTTGGAAAATTATGGGAGCTAGGTGAGGCAGGCATTAAGCAATACAACCAGCTCAATAAAGTAGAGCCAATGACACGCGCTTTAAAGGAGCTAAATGCGAGCACTTGGTTTAGTGGCCTACGTCGAGATCAATCCTCAAGCCGTGCTGAAAAGCAAGTACTAGAAATAAGCCGAGGTACGGTAAAAGTATATCCCATTATTGAATGGAATAATCGCGATGTATATCAGTATCTAACAAAGCACAATTTGCCATACCACCCATTATGGGAGCAGGGTTATGTGTCGATGGGGGATATACATACCACGCGTAAATTAGAGCCCGGCATGAGTGAAGAGGAAACCCGCTTTTTTGGCTTAAACCGTGAGTGTGGCTTACATATAGATGGAGATGGTATTTAA
- a CDS encoding endonuclease, giving the protein MLHGIYKNKLLLSTLLLSPLPAMANVVNGNFEQYSGNTPDAWTVIDSGINVSANSTVVSTGSQAAAISVNTGTQSNTDFLQQVAVEMGKTYEFSVDVYHTEGHLKARLLIDGYQGYSNPAQTNQWQSITYSYTADSNKTIDVGLRFYDTTGFDGSELVYVDNFLPNNDSIGSPSCADNGLTFSLTTDNYGEETSWQIAHNQTGVVASGSGYAANTQYTEQLCVADGEYTFTINDSYGDGICCSYGSGSYALNNESTLLASGASFQTTEATAFSLGSTEPTPTPTGYYVTTQGLSGYTLKTELYNIINNHNAQGYSAIWNFYDASARDKYYENDNSILDMYSEKPNGSDSYTYTAVSDQCGTYSGEADCYNREHSFPKSWFGGKVEPMNSDVHHIYATDGYVNSKRSNFPFGEVASASFTSTNGSKLGSASNTINYNGTVFEPIDEFKGDFARAYFYMATRYQNVIGAWQNNTAASNDVLNGTSTQVFESWVVAMLLKWHNNDPVSQMELDRNQAAFEFQGNRNPYIDHPEFVEMIW; this is encoded by the coding sequence ATGTTACACGGTATATATAAAAACAAATTACTTTTGAGCACCTTGTTATTATCCCCATTACCCGCGATGGCTAATGTGGTTAATGGCAACTTTGAACAATACAGTGGCAACACCCCAGATGCGTGGACAGTGATTGATAGCGGTATTAACGTATCTGCCAACAGCACAGTCGTAAGCACAGGCTCACAAGCAGCAGCGATTAGCGTTAATACAGGCACACAAAGCAATACTGATTTTTTGCAGCAAGTCGCTGTTGAAATGGGTAAAACTTATGAGTTCTCAGTAGATGTGTATCATACCGAAGGCCATCTTAAGGCGCGTTTGTTGATAGATGGTTATCAAGGCTATTCAAATCCAGCACAAACCAACCAATGGCAGAGTATAACTTACAGCTACACAGCTGATAGTAATAAAACCATTGATGTCGGCTTACGCTTTTATGATACAACGGGATTTGATGGTAGCGAGTTAGTTTATGTTGATAACTTCTTGCCTAATAATGACAGCATTGGCTCTCCAAGCTGCGCAGATAACGGCCTTACTTTTAGCCTAACCACAGATAACTACGGCGAAGAAACCAGCTGGCAAATAGCGCACAACCAAACCGGTGTCGTTGCAAGCGGAAGTGGGTATGCTGCAAACACCCAATATACTGAACAATTATGCGTAGCCGATGGTGAGTATACATTTACTATTAATGACAGCTATGGCGATGGTATTTGCTGTTCATATGGCAGTGGTAGCTACGCCTTGAATAATGAAAGCACATTGCTCGCCAGTGGAGCTAGTTTTCAAACAACCGAAGCTACCGCTTTCTCATTAGGAAGCACTGAGCCAACACCGACGCCAACCGGCTACTATGTGACAACTCAAGGCTTGTCTGGTTACACGCTAAAAACTGAGCTTTATAACATTATTAATAATCATAATGCTCAGGGGTATTCCGCTATTTGGAATTTTTACGACGCATCGGCGCGTGATAAATACTATGAAAACGATAATAGTATTTTAGATATGTACAGCGAGAAGCCCAATGGCTCTGATAGCTACACATACACAGCTGTTAGCGATCAATGTGGCACCTACAGTGGTGAGGCAGATTGCTACAACCGAGAGCATTCGTTCCCTAAAAGTTGGTTTGGTGGAAAAGTTGAACCGATGAACTCTGATGTTCATCATATTTACGCCACTGACGGTTATGTAAATTCAAAACGAAGCAACTTCCCATTCGGTGAAGTAGCAAGCGCTTCGTTTACCTCAACCAACGGCAGTAAATTAGGCTCTGCAAGTAATACGATTAATTACAACGGTACTGTGTTTGAACCTATTGATGAATTTAAAGGTGACTTTGCTCGTGCTTATTTTTACATGGCAACCCGTTATCAAAACGTAATTGGTGCTTGGCAAAATAACACCGCAGCTAGTAATGACGTGCTTAATGGCACCAGTACCCAAGTATTTGAAAGCTGGGTTGTGGCCATGCTGTTAAAGTGGCATAACAACGATCCTGTTAGCCAAATGGAATTAGACCGCAACCAAGCAGCGTTTGAATTTCAGGGAAATCGTAACCCGTATATTGATCATCCTGAATTTGTAGAGATGATTTGGTAA
- a CDS encoding helix-turn-helix domain-containing protein: protein MGMQSLGKELKRLRSDKKWTQAFAAREIGIQQSYLSKLENGQFIPSPEVIEKLKRCYGEACFDCYLPVTTSTKVPLKKLPILSFTLLIISLMVWLLQRMKFFMLKPTLLIRQSKKIF from the coding sequence ATGGGTATGCAATCGCTAGGAAAAGAATTAAAACGTCTTCGATCAGACAAAAAATGGACTCAAGCATTTGCTGCACGTGAAATAGGCATCCAACAGTCTTACTTATCAAAACTAGAGAATGGCCAATTCATTCCTTCTCCCGAAGTAATCGAAAAGCTAAAGCGATGCTATGGCGAAGCATGTTTTGATTGCTATTTACCTGTAACAACATCAACCAAAGTGCCACTGAAAAAACTGCCTATTTTGAGTTTTACGCTATTAATAATTAGCCTTATGGTTTGGCTATTGCAACGTATGAAATTTTTTATGCTGAAACCTACTTTACTTATCAGGCAAAGCAAGAAGATTTTTTAG
- the acnA gene encoding aconitate hydratase AcnA — MKNSFDTQQQLTINGEQYHINSLMGLGDKAKRLPFSLKVLLENLLRNEDGVNIKEQDIQALLDWDPKAKPSAEVAFTPARVVMQDFTGVPAIVDLAAMRDAMEKLGGDPAKINPLSPAELVIDHSVQVDGYGKDGSFDLNSKLEYERNKERYEFLRWGQTAFDNLKVVPPATGIVHQVNLEYLARVVFNDTKNGKSLAYPDTLVGTDSHTTMINGLGVLGWGVGGIEAEAAMLGQPISLLIPQVVGVKLNGRLPEGTTATDLVLTVTEMLRNHGVVGKFVEFYGDGLADLPLADRATIANMAPEYGATCGIFPIDDETINYLRLTNRDEKQLKLIEDYAKHQGLWRNDGDEAHYTDKLELTLDDVVPSLAGPKRPQDRITLDKAGKVIGQHLKDFQDERMARRDKSDEEQARIESEGPTINPDEPIDEAQFMGAAKVNFNGEEFELNDGACVIAAITSCTNTSNPSVILAAGLVAQKARQLGINVKPWVKTSLAPGSQVVTDYLEKAGLMDDLDALGFNLVGYGCTTCIGNSGPLADEISEAIQKHKLVVSSILSGNRNFEGRIHQDVKMNFLASPPLVVAYAIAGRTDIDVYNEPLAQDKHGNDIYLKNIWPSVKEVSELVKSTVTKEMFEKSYANVYDGDSRWQKIQIPDGKLYDWDGASTYIKKAPFFDGMSVEPPGIPTIEGARCLAKLGDSVTTDHISPAGAIKAEAPAGLYLQENGVEKVQFNSYGSRRGNHEVMMRGTFANVRLKNLLAPGTEGGVTRTQPDDKLESIYDAAMAYQESGIPLVVLAGKEYGTGSSRDWAAKGSLLLGIKAVIAQSYERIHRSNLIGMGVLPLQFKEGESHESLGLTGQEQFDIQELYDKTDEVSVIATNSEGKQVSFSADVRIDTPKEWDYYKHGGILQYVLRNMLD; from the coding sequence ATGAAAAATAGTTTCGACACCCAACAACAGCTCACTATCAATGGCGAGCAGTATCATATCAACTCGCTCATGGGACTTGGCGATAAAGCCAAACGCCTGCCTTTCTCGTTAAAAGTATTGCTAGAAAACTTACTACGTAATGAAGATGGTGTGAATATTAAAGAACAAGATATTCAGGCCTTATTAGATTGGGATCCAAAAGCGAAGCCCTCTGCCGAGGTAGCTTTCACTCCAGCCCGCGTAGTAATGCAAGATTTCACTGGTGTCCCTGCAATTGTTGATTTAGCTGCCATGCGTGATGCGATGGAAAAACTCGGTGGTGATCCTGCAAAAATAAACCCACTTTCTCCTGCTGAGCTGGTAATCGATCACTCGGTGCAAGTGGATGGTTACGGTAAAGATGGTTCATTCGACTTAAACTCAAAATTAGAATATGAGCGAAACAAAGAGCGTTACGAATTTTTACGTTGGGGACAAACCGCATTTGATAACTTAAAAGTTGTACCACCTGCAACCGGTATAGTTCACCAAGTGAATTTAGAGTATTTAGCCCGCGTAGTATTTAATGATACAAAAAACGGCAAATCGTTAGCCTACCCAGATACACTAGTCGGTACAGATTCTCATACAACGATGATTAATGGTTTAGGCGTACTTGGCTGGGGTGTAGGCGGCATTGAAGCCGAAGCCGCCATGCTTGGCCAACCTATTAGCTTGCTTATTCCACAGGTTGTGGGTGTTAAATTAAATGGTCGCTTACCTGAGGGCACTACAGCAACCGATTTAGTACTTACTGTTACTGAAATGCTGCGTAACCACGGTGTGGTAGGTAAGTTTGTTGAGTTTTATGGTGACGGCCTTGCCGACTTACCACTTGCCGATAGAGCAACTATCGCTAATATGGCGCCAGAGTATGGCGCAACCTGTGGTATTTTCCCTATTGATGATGAAACGATTAATTACTTACGCTTAACTAATCGCGATGAGAAGCAGCTCAAACTAATTGAAGATTACGCTAAACACCAAGGCTTATGGCGTAACGATGGCGACGAAGCACATTATACCGATAAGCTTGAACTAACTTTAGATGATGTTGTGCCTAGCCTAGCAGGCCCTAAACGCCCGCAAGATAGAATTACTTTGGATAAAGCCGGCAAGGTTATTGGTCAGCACTTAAAAGACTTTCAAGACGAGCGTATGGCACGTCGTGATAAAAGCGATGAAGAGCAAGCGCGTATTGAAAGCGAAGGTCCTACTATCAACCCTGATGAGCCTATCGATGAAGCGCAGTTTATGGGCGCAGCAAAAGTAAACTTTAATGGAGAAGAATTTGAGTTAAATGATGGTGCCTGTGTTATTGCTGCAATTACTAGCTGTACAAACACATCTAACCCAAGTGTTATTTTAGCTGCCGGTTTAGTAGCTCAAAAAGCACGTCAGTTAGGTATTAATGTAAAACCTTGGGTTAAAACTTCACTTGCACCAGGTTCTCAGGTGGTCACCGATTACCTTGAAAAAGCAGGGTTGATGGATGACTTGGATGCGCTTGGCTTTAATTTAGTTGGTTATGGCTGTACCACATGTATTGGTAATTCAGGCCCACTTGCCGATGAAATTAGTGAGGCGATTCAAAAACACAAATTAGTTGTAAGCTCAATATTATCGGGTAACCGTAACTTTGAAGGGCGCATACATCAAGATGTTAAAATGAACTTTTTAGCGTCTCCTCCTTTAGTGGTTGCCTATGCCATAGCGGGTAGAACCGATATTGATGTTTACAACGAGCCACTCGCGCAAGATAAGCATGGTAACGATATTTACCTTAAAAATATTTGGCCGAGCGTTAAAGAAGTAAGTGAACTAGTAAAAAGTACGGTAACTAAAGAGATGTTCGAAAAAAGCTACGCCAATGTTTACGATGGCGACAGTCGCTGGCAAAAAATTCAAATACCTGATGGTAAACTTTACGATTGGGACGGTGCTTCGACTTATATCAAAAAAGCCCCCTTCTTTGATGGTATGAGTGTTGAACCACCAGGTATTCCAACTATTGAGGGTGCGCGTTGTTTAGCTAAACTGGGTGATTCGGTGACTACTGATCATATTTCACCAGCAGGCGCAATTAAGGCAGAGGCACCCGCAGGGCTTTACCTACAAGAAAATGGGGTTGAAAAAGTACAATTTAACTCTTATGGTTCACGACGTGGTAATCACGAAGTAATGATGCGCGGTACATTCGCTAATGTGCGCCTTAAAAACTTACTAGCCCCTGGTACCGAGGGCGGTGTTACCCGCACTCAACCTGATGATAAGCTAGAAAGTATTTATGACGCGGCAATGGCATATCAAGAAAGTGGAATACCACTAGTGGTTCTAGCAGGTAAAGAGTATGGTACCGGCTCTTCGCGAGATTGGGCTGCAAAAGGGTCATTATTACTCGGTATTAAAGCTGTGATAGCACAAAGCTATGAGCGTATTCACCGTTCTAATTTAATTGGTATGGGCGTACTTCCTTTACAATTTAAAGAAGGTGAAAGCCATGAATCACTAGGCTTAACTGGGCAAGAGCAATTTGATATTCAAGAGTTATACGATAAAACCGACGAAGTCAGTGTAATTGCCACTAACAGTGAAGGTAAACAAGTTAGCTTTAGTGCCGATGTGCGTATTGATACTCCGAAAGAGTGGGATTACTACAAACATGGCGGTATTTTACAGTACGTACTGCGCAATATGCTTGACTAA